One window from the genome of Hippoglossus hippoglossus isolate fHipHip1 chromosome 10, fHipHip1.pri, whole genome shotgun sequence encodes:
- the mmp17b gene encoding matrix metalloproteinase-17b has protein sequence MKMWIIFLCLSSNWIQTPFTAGVTLTPPSAQVTPTEDENTQLVDWLVKYGYLPPSDPSTGQLQAWTAVTNAVRIMQRFAGLKDTGIVDKETMALMNSPRCSMPDQEEPSKSLDNQERRNKRRRRTISMWTRKNINWRLHSYPSSSHLSRETIRSLVFYALRVWAEPTTLEFHEVSSPHAADLQVDFLHGYHGDGYPFDGAGGAVGHAFFPSDPTRAGGVHLDAEEVWAFRQLASEGTDLFTVLVHEFGHALGLAHSSSRHSVMRPYYQGPAGDPLHYQLGPNDLEDITQLYGKRSLLPPTDASHFAPEPQLRHRATHHHDDRYGSSLDRCNTSFDVVTRIRGEIFLFKGLTMWRVSGAGLVSGRGASVRKLWRDLPPDLPRLHAVLERQSDHAIIFISGSSFWLFKDLSLQEGYPQPLSALRMGVSTVGADDDDKKAAAGRWGLVWDPEEGTMWGNLGNAEEEKQEDTWTQLLKEGVSGITTDSNGSIYLFKGESYWKFMFPGSSPQDGYPRSLAEDWLDCPDSTSSSSVVDDLSLTLSPPAGRQELRERWREVREEVEAGGRRRERGKLGNAGDDRQDRSSQIWTQCTCQNGALGDRTTTFIGALLLGTWILLVY, from the exons GATTGGTTGGTTAAGTATGGCTACCTTCCACCCTCAGACCCCTCCACTGGACAGCTCCAGGCCTGGACAGCTGTCACTAATGCAGTCAGGATTATGCAGAGGTTTGCCGGCCTCAAAGACACAGGAATTGTGG ATAAGGAGACAATGGCCTTGATGAACAGTCCACGCTGTTCCATGCCAGACCAAGAGGAACCATCCAAATCATTGGACAACCaagagaggagaaacaagagaaggagaaggactATTTCCATGTGGACACGCAAGAACATTAACTGGAG GTTGCATTCatatccctcctcctcccatctgtCCCGGGAAACAATTCGCTCACTGGTCTTCTATGCCTTAAGAGTATGGGCAGAACCGACAACTCTGGAGTTCCACGAG GTGAGTAGTCCACATGCAGCTGACCTGCAGGTAGACTTCCTCCATGGTTACCACGGTGATGGCTATCCCTTCGATGGGGCAGGTGGTGCAGTCGGCCATGCTTTTTTCCCATCAGACCCTACTCGGGCAGGAGGAGTTCATTTGGACGCAGAAGAGGTGTGGGCCTTCAGACAACTAG CTTCTGAGGGTACTGACCTGTTCACAGTACTGGTTCATGAGTTTGGCCATGCACTTGGCCTGGCTCACTCCTCATCACGCCACTCAGTGATGAGGCCTTACTACCAGGGTCCTGCTGGCGACCCCCTCCACTACCAACTGGGACCTAATGATCTGGAGGACATCACCCAGCTCTATG GTAAACGGAGCCTGCTGCCCCCTACCGATGCTTCTCACTTTGCACCAGAGCCTCAGTTGCGCCACAGAGCTACACACCACCATGACGACAGATATGG CTCCTCCTTAGATCGATGTAACACCAGTTTTGACGTTGTGACAAGGATACGAGGAGAGATTTTCTTATTCAAAG GTCTGACCATGTGGCGAGTCAGTGGTGCAGGTCTGGTGTCGGGTCGCGGGGCTTCAGTCAGGAAGCTGTGGAGGGATCTACCTCCTGACTTGCCTCGTCTTCATGCTGTGCTGGAGAGACAGTCAGATCATGCTATCATCTTTATCAGTG GCTCCAGCTTCTGGCTATTCAAGGACCTGTCCCTGCAGGAAGGCTACCCTCAGCCCCTCTCTGCCCTCAGGATGGGGGTAAGTACGGTTGGAGCAGATGACGATGAtaagaaagcagcagcagggaggtgGGGCCTGGTCTGGGATCCAGAGGAGGGTACCATGTGGGGAAACTTAGGAAATgctgaggaagagaaacaagaagacACCTGGACTCAGCTGCTTAAAGAGGGAGTCAGTGGCATCACGACAGACAGCAATG GCTCAATCTATCTCTTCAAAGGAGAGTCCTACTGGAAGTTCATGTTTCCAGGTTCTTCACCGCAAGATGGATACCCACGATCCTTGGCTGAGGACTGGCTGGACTGCCCTGattccacctcttcctcatctgtTGTGGATGACCTCTCCTTGACTCTGTCTCCACCTGCAGGAAGACAGGAGCtcagggagagatggagggaggtgagagaggaggtggaagcaggaggaaggaggagggagcgtGGGAAACTTGGAAATGCAGGTGATGACAGACAGGACAGAAGTTCACAAATCTGGACACAGTGCACTTGCCAAAATGGAGCACTGGGTGACAGGACAACAACTTTTATTGGTGCCTTGCTGCTGGGCACATGGATACTTTTGGTTTATTAA